From a single Maylandia zebra isolate NMK-2024a linkage group LG3, Mzebra_GT3a, whole genome shotgun sequence genomic region:
- the LOC112429895 gene encoding uncharacterized protein LOC112429895 isoform X1, protein MRAVGVLLCFSVFAGVFMEDKEAPRFQACLGLEVYEGAESVMLPCQVPEDVYRDATAVVWGRKDLSSPTVHLRLQSGDDLTKQNVIYFNRTSMRADALQTGDLSLTLRKPVVNDTGTYTCTTRRYGQDQSKTHLQLRVAERPPPGPTPPPVWPKVVSGVLVPVVLLAVGFGVFMYFRYKRLKNKEVVQVTAEPGDESVVLTCRSTVQPDGAKVVWKDRNERKVHVCQKDSEQPEKQHRRYRNRTEMKKEPLRTGDLSVTLKHPTNTDRDTYTCTVYSREGKELMEKQVELKIKECQVEVVEGAESVLLPFKTTENLPGDSDVEWKRHEPEYMKVCVYENGSDRPDKQDDHYRGRTEMNTDLLTTGDLGLTLRQPTVKDAGRYACEVNSKEAWRYKRVWLTVKGTDQVQDPAEDNKAIEMIPLMDQQPA, encoded by the exons ATGAGAGCTGTCGGTGTTTTGCtgtgcttttctgtgtttgcGGGAGTCTTCATGGAGGATAAAGAAGCCCCACG TTTTCAAGCATGCCTCGGGCTGGAGGTGTAtgagggggcggagtctgtcaTGCTGCCCTGTCAGGTACCAGAGGACGTTTACCGGGACGCCACAGCAGTGGTTTGGGGCCGCAAGGACCTCAGCAGCCCGACAGTCCATCTGCGTCTGCAGAGCGGGGACGATCTCACGAAACAGAACGTTATTTACTTCAACCGAACATCGATGAGAGCCGACGCTCTGCAGACCGGAGAcctcagcctcactctgaggaAGCCCGTAGTCAATGACACCGGCACCTACACCTGCACCACCCGAAGATATGGACAAGATCAGAGCAAGACCCATTTGCAACTGAGGGTGGCAG AACGTCCTCCTCCTGGTCCCACTCCTCCTCCAGTCTGGCCCAAAGTTGTCTCGGGTGTCCTGGTTCCTGTGGTTCTCCTGGCTGTCGGCTTTGGGGTCTTCATGTACTTTAGATATAAAAGGTTAAAGAACAAAGAAG TCGTTCAGGTCACAGCAGAACCAGGTGATGAGTCGGTCGTGCTGACCTGCAGAAGCACCGTTCAGCCCGATGGTGCTAAAGTGGTGTGGAAGGACAGGAATGAGAGGAAGGTGCACGTATGTCAGAAAGACTCTGAGCAGCCTGAAAAACAGCACAGACGCTACAGAAACCGAACAGAGATGAAGAAAGAGCCGCTGAGGACCGGAGACCTCAGCGTGACCCTGAAACACCCCACAAACACCGACAGGGAcacctacacctgcaccgtctACAGCAGGGAGGGGAAAGaactgatggagaaacaggtggAGCTGAAAATCAAAG AGTgccaggtggaggtggtggagggggcggagtctgtccTGCTGCCCTTCAAAACCACAGAAAACCTGCCTGGAGACAGCGATGTGGAGTGGAAACGCCATGAACCCGAATACATGAAGGTCTGTGTGTATGAGAACGGCTCTGACCGGCCCGACAAACAGGACGACCATTACAGAGGTCGCACTGAGATGAACACTGACCTGCTGACCACCGGAGACCTCGGTCTGACCCTGAGACAGCCCACAGTGAAGGATGCTGGGAGATACGCCTGTGAGGTCAACAGCAAGGAGGCCTGGAGATACAAGAGGGTGTGGCTCACAGTCAAAG GGACAGATCAGGTCCAGGATCCAGCCGAGGACAACAAGGCTATTGAAATGATTCCTCTGATGGACCAGCAACCAGCTTGA
- the LOC112429895 gene encoding uncharacterized protein LOC112429895 isoform X2, with product MLPCQVPEDVYRDATAVVWGRKDLSSPTVHLRLQSGDDLTKQNVIYFNRTSMRADALQTGDLSLTLRKPVVNDTGTYTCTTRRYGQDQSKTHLQLRVAERPPPGPTPPPVWPKVVSGVLVPVVLLAVGFGVFMYFRYKRLKNKEVVQVTAEPGDESVVLTCRSTVQPDGAKVVWKDRNERKVHVCQKDSEQPEKQHRRYRNRTEMKKEPLRTGDLSVTLKHPTNTDRDTYTCTVYSREGKELMEKQVELKIKECQVEVVEGAESVLLPFKTTENLPGDSDVEWKRHEPEYMKVCVYENGSDRPDKQDDHYRGRTEMNTDLLTTGDLGLTLRQPTVKDAGRYACEVNSKEAWRYKRVWLTVKGTDQVQDPAEDNKAIEMIPLMDQQPA from the exons aTGCTGCCCTGTCAGGTACCAGAGGACGTTTACCGGGACGCCACAGCAGTGGTTTGGGGCCGCAAGGACCTCAGCAGCCCGACAGTCCATCTGCGTCTGCAGAGCGGGGACGATCTCACGAAACAGAACGTTATTTACTTCAACCGAACATCGATGAGAGCCGACGCTCTGCAGACCGGAGAcctcagcctcactctgaggaAGCCCGTAGTCAATGACACCGGCACCTACACCTGCACCACCCGAAGATATGGACAAGATCAGAGCAAGACCCATTTGCAACTGAGGGTGGCAG AACGTCCTCCTCCTGGTCCCACTCCTCCTCCAGTCTGGCCCAAAGTTGTCTCGGGTGTCCTGGTTCCTGTGGTTCTCCTGGCTGTCGGCTTTGGGGTCTTCATGTACTTTAGATATAAAAGGTTAAAGAACAAAGAAG TCGTTCAGGTCACAGCAGAACCAGGTGATGAGTCGGTCGTGCTGACCTGCAGAAGCACCGTTCAGCCCGATGGTGCTAAAGTGGTGTGGAAGGACAGGAATGAGAGGAAGGTGCACGTATGTCAGAAAGACTCTGAGCAGCCTGAAAAACAGCACAGACGCTACAGAAACCGAACAGAGATGAAGAAAGAGCCGCTGAGGACCGGAGACCTCAGCGTGACCCTGAAACACCCCACAAACACCGACAGGGAcacctacacctgcaccgtctACAGCAGGGAGGGGAAAGaactgatggagaaacaggtggAGCTGAAAATCAAAG AGTgccaggtggaggtggtggagggggcggagtctgtccTGCTGCCCTTCAAAACCACAGAAAACCTGCCTGGAGACAGCGATGTGGAGTGGAAACGCCATGAACCCGAATACATGAAGGTCTGTGTGTATGAGAACGGCTCTGACCGGCCCGACAAACAGGACGACCATTACAGAGGTCGCACTGAGATGAACACTGACCTGCTGACCACCGGAGACCTCGGTCTGACCCTGAGACAGCCCACAGTGAAGGATGCTGGGAGATACGCCTGTGAGGTCAACAGCAAGGAGGCCTGGAGATACAAGAGGGTGTGGCTCACAGTCAAAG GGACAGATCAGGTCCAGGATCCAGCCGAGGACAACAAGGCTATTGAAATGATTCCTCTGATGGACCAGCAACCAGCTTGA
- the LOC101486413 gene encoding uncharacterized protein LOC101486413 — MKTAPVALLPGVCVLLLSAPTVSAVSLSVSPNLQQVFSGSSPVSLSCDDGWTVRRTRGNQTDECGAAADFTRLDESLCVQDFKTTFTAIYWCETSSGQKSDDVTISVSEKGVILEIPALPVTKGSNLTLHCRLSTGETVAAYFFYSGRLLGPRNKEHTISNVQQSNEGFYWCATDLSGSSAHSYLRVRDPPTTSVRSSVHSRETMSPFPSLPPPPPPTNCSSPRPPAPSSCVPVLRLLSHLLAFCIYSITTGLLLSICLDRLATRRSANRLPVSVEMTQCIEENYEAVVDLTAECALFEDSEYSE, encoded by the exons ATGAAGACTGCACCTGTGGCTCTGCTCCCCG gtgtgtgtgtgctgctgctgtctgcacCGACTGTTTCTGCAG tgtctctgtctgtcagtcCAAACCTTCAGCAGGTCTTCAGCGGATCCTCTCCagtgtctctgagctgtgatgATGGATGGACGGTGAGGAGGACCAGAGGAAACCAGACTGATGagtgtggagcagcagcagacttCACTAGACTTGATGAGTCCTTGTGTGTTCAGGACTTTAAAACAACCTTCACAGCGATTTACTGGTGTGAAACCAGTTCTGGGCAGAAGAGTGATGACGTCACCATCAGTGTTTCAG AAAAAGGAGTGATCCTGGAGATCCCGGCACTTCCTGTGACAAAAGGAAGTAATCTCACTCTGCATTGCAGGCTCAGCACTGGTGAAACAGTGGCAGCTTACTTCTTCTACAGTGGACGTCTTCTTGGACCTAGAAATAAAGAGCACACCATCTCCAACGTGCAGCAGTCTAATGAGGGTTTCTACTGGTGTGCTACTGATCTGAGTGGATCATCTGCTCATAGCTACctgagggtcagag ATCCCCCGACGACCTCCGTCAGATCATCTGTCCATTCTCGTGAAACCATGTCCCCCTTCccctctcttccccctcctcctcctcccaccaACTGTTCCTCACCTCGTCCTCCTGCTCCTTCTTCTTGTGTGCCTGTGTTGAGACTCCTCTCCCACCTGCTGGCCTTTTGTATTTACTCCATCACCACCGGCCTGCTGCTGTCCATCTGCTTGGACCGGCTGGCCACCAGGCGCTCAG CAAACAGACTTCCCGTCTCCGTGGAGATGACCCAGTGCATTGAAGAAAACTACGAGGCGGTGGTTGACCTCACGGCTGAGTGCGCGCTCTTCGAGGATTCTGAATACTCTGAATGA
- the LOC101484054 gene encoding E3 SUMO-protein ligase ZBED1: MEKDGPLGGKFYFKKLPNGVLDKTRVTCTICEAEFRYHRSNSSLGYHLRAKHPAESQDYRGLKTEEVSEKLTSALVVWIAKSCRPASMVEDDGLKEVLRAASGDMCYNPPSTETIVSRLRAVYEDQRAQRHTTLLGAMNVALTGDHWTSVDSDNYCAVTAHFIDNDWALQSFALAVSKTEERHYADHFLSVANEWKIGDKLTTLGTDSAWLYGNMVDVASLLPFEHMPCTAHILHSAITVALNDSGFERVLAKCREIVGHFEDSPANAQELNAQQAAHGHDTEALVQDAQTRWNSTLEMIKQIQRNKSVLTSILAQQNSTVTMLTEQELDRLQKLEELLEPCRYVTELLGGERYVSCSMVLPALRHLFWVMEPLDDDPVYVVTFKMVFTTDLAQRRASSNLTWLKIATALDPRFKDLKCLPKDERREVWTLVHDLLMAETQAQQPSVQIKEEPSPKKSKMSIFLLGSSDSDTEEEEDSIGRCLDRYKAEPKAGAGECPLQWWSKREGAHARLASIARKYLSTPATTVPCESLFSLSGDVTENKRASLSSEEVNRIVCLSNWLSAQKD; encoded by the exons ATGGAGAAGGACGGACCTTTGGGCGGAAAGTTTTACTTTAAGAAGTTGCCTAACGGCGTGTTGGACAAAACGAGAGTAACGTGCACGATTTGCGAAGCTGAATTCAGGTACCACAGAAGCAATTCGTCTCTGGGGTATCACCTGAGAGCGAAGCACCCGGCTGAATCGCAGGACTATCGTGGGCTAAAAACAGAAGAAGTGAGTGAAAAGTTAACCAGCGCCTTGGTTGTTTGGATAGCTAAAAGCTGCCGACCAGCGAGCATGGTAGAAGATGACGGACTGAAAGAAGTCCTTCGCGCTGCATCGGGAGACATGTGCTACAATCCGCCCTCCACAGAAACCATTGTGTCGAGACTGCGCGCTGTGTATGAGGACCAGAGGGCTCAGCGGCACACCACGCTCCTGGGAGCAATGAACGTCGCCCTCACCGGAGACCACTGGACGTCGGTGGACAGCGATAACTACTGCGCCGTCACAGCGCACTTTATTGATAACGACTGGGCTCTACAGTCGTTTGCACTAGCGGTGAGTAAAACTGAAGAGAGACACTATGCTGACCATTTTCTGAGTGTTGCAAACGAGTGGAAAATCGGGGACAAGCTAACCACGCTCGGCACCGACAGTGCGTGGCTGTATGGCAACATGGTCGATGTGGCCAGCCTGCTTCCATTTGAACACATGCCCTGCACGGCCCACATTCTGCACAGTGCCATCACAGTTGCTCTGAACGACAGCGGCTTTGAAAGAGTTCTGGCCAAATGTCGCGAGATTGTTGGACATTTTGAGGATAGTCCGGCGAACGCTCAGGAATTAAATGCACAGCAAGCTGCACATGGACATGACACGGAAGCACTGGTTCAGGATGCTCAGACTAGATGGAACTCCACCCTGGAGATGATCAAGCAGATCCAGAGAAACAAATCCGTGCTCACCTCCATCCTGGCTCAGCAAAACAGCACGGTGACCATGCTGACTGAGCAGGAGCTCGACAGACTGCAGAAGCTGGAGGAGCTGCTCGAACCTTGCAG ATATGTGACCGAACTGCTGGGGGGAGAGCGCTATGTCTCCTGTTCCATGGTGCTGCCAGCCTTGCGTCATTTGTTCTGGGTCATGGAGCCCTTGGATGATGACCCAGTCTACGTTGTGACGTTTAAGATGGTTTTTACCACAGACCTAGCTCAGCGGAGGGCCAGCAGCAATCTCACATGGCTGAAGATCGCTACTGCCCTTGATCCCAGGTTTAAAGACCTCAAGTGTCTTCCCAAAGATGAAAGACGAGAGGTGTGGACTCTGGTACATGACCTTCTGATGGCAGAGACACAAGCACAACAACCATCTGTCCAGATAAAAGAGGAACCGTCACCAAAGAAGAGCAAGATGTCCATCTTCCTCCTGGGTTCTTCAGATTCAgatacagaggaggaggaagactcCATCGGCCGCTGTCTGGATCGGTACAAAGCAGAGCCCAAAGCGGGCGCAGGGGAGTGTCCTCTACAGTGGTGGTCAAAGAGAGAAGGGGCTCATGCCAGGCTGGCATCTATTGCACGCAAGTACCTGTCAACCCCTGCAACCACAGTGCCCTGTGAGAGCTTATTCTCACTCTCAGGTGACGTCACTGAAAACAAGCGTGCGTCTTTGTCCTCAGAAGAGGTGAACAGGATAGTCTGCCTCAGTAACTGGCTGAGCGCACAGAAGGACTGA